The genomic DNA GTCTGGGCCCGCCATGAGACGCTGGCCCGCGCCATCTGGGCCGCGTGCGATGCGTGGGGCGCGGGCGGGGAGCTGCGGCTCAACATCGCCGATCCGGCAGAGCGGTCGCATGCGGTCACCTCGTTGCGGCTGGGCGGGAACGACGGGGCGCGGTTGCGCCATTGGGTGGAAAAGAACATCGGTCTGACGCTGGGCATCGGTTTGGGCATGGCCGAACCCGGCGACAGAAACCCGGGCGCGTATTTCCGGCTGGGCCACATGGGTCATGTCAACGGCCAGATGATCATGGGATTGCTTGGCGGCATGCAGGCGGGGCTTGCCGCGCTGGACATTGACCACGGTGCCGGTGCCCTTGATGCGGCGGCGCGTGTGATTGCGAGCCGCTAGCCGCGGCGCGCCTCAACCCCCGACAGCACGCGGTTGATGACCCAACCCAGACAGGCCACCGCCAGCAGGCCCCAGATGGCCCAGATCGCCACGAAGATCCACGTGATGTTCACGCCGAACATCACGACGCATGCTTTGGTGAAGTCTGGCGCACGGCCCGGTGGTGTGCTCATCCGTAATCTCCTGCAGGGGCAGGTAGAGTGTAACGCGCGATGACGCTTCGTCAGCTTTTTTCTGCATCCCGCATGGCGTCGGGCAGGGCGGCGGCAAAGGCATCCAGCATGTCGGGGGTGCCGCAACTGATCCGCACACAGCGGTCTTGCGGGGCGACAAACGGCATGCGTGCGAAGATGCCCCGCGTCACCAGCCCGTCCAGCACCGCGCGCGCGAACGCGCCATCGCGGCCGCAGTCGATGGTCACGAAATTTGTCGCCGACGGCAGGGGAGCGAGCCCGTTCGCCCGCGCGATTTCGGCGATCCGGTCGCGGGACACGGCAATCTTGTCTGTCACCTGTGCCAGATAGCTTTGGTCCGCCAATGCGGCCAGCGCGCCGGCCTGTGCCGCGCGGTTCATGCCGAAATGATTGCGGACCTTGTGAAACGCGGCGATCAGATCGGGGGCGCCAAGCGCGTAGCCCACCCGCGCCCCGGCCATGCCGTAGGCCTTTGAAAAGGTGCGCATCCGGATGACGCGGGGGTCGTCAAACTCCAGCGGCAATGCCGTGCCTTCGGGGGCGCATTCCACATAGGCTTCGTCGAGCACCAAAAGCGTGCCCGCAGGCAGCGCGTCGAGCGCCCGGGCGAGCGCGGCACCGCTGTGGTGGCTGCCCATCGGATTGTCGGGGTTGGCGAGATAGACCAGCTTTGCGTCCACCTGTGCCGCCTTGGCAAACAGGGAGTGCGGATCTTCGGCGTCGTCGACATACGGCACGGTGTGCAGCACCCCGCCGAACCCCGCCACGTGATAGTTGAAGGTCGGATAGGCCCCCGCGGAGGTGACGACTGCATCACCCGGCCCCACCATCAGCCGCACGAGATAGCCGAGCAGACCGTCGATCCCTTCGCCCACCATGATGTGATCCCTGGACGTGCCGTGATGGGCGGCAAGCGCGGTGCGCAGATCGAAGCTTTCGGGGTCGCCGTACATCCATTGAGGTGTCTGTGCCATCGCACGCACGGCACCGGGGGCAGGACCGAAGACGTTTTCGTTCGCCCCCAGCCGCGCGTCAAAGACAGCGCCGCGGGCGCGTTCCTGCGTTTCGGGGCCGACGAACGGCACGGTGGCGGGCAGCGATTGGGCGAGCGGGGTGAGGCGGGCATGTGTCATGGGCTTTGGTAGGCCGCAGGCAGGGCCGATGGCAAGCGTTGTAAAGACGACAATCGTGCATATATGAGAACGGTTCGCAAAAATGAGGGCGCGAGAATGGCAAAACTGACAAGACGTGGCTTCATCGCCGCCAGCGTGGCGGCAGGCGGGTTGCGGAGCGCGGGGATCATCGTCGCCAAACCAGCGACACGGCGCATCCTGACGCTGGTCTATGACAAGAGCCTCGGCATGATGCGTGCCGTTGAACGGGTCGTACCGCGCTGAGTGCCGCCACGTTTTGCTGGCGCGGGGCGGGGCAGCTGTGGGACGCTGGCGCAAAGCAACCGCAGGAGAACGCCCATGTCCCGTGTCACGGTCACCTTTGACAACCATATCGCCCACGTCCGCCTGACCCGTGCCGAAAAGATGAATGCGGTCGACCAAGAGATGATCGATGCGATCATCGCCGCCGGTCAGGATGTGGCCGCATCGGACGCGCGTGTGTGCGTTCTGTCGGGCGAGGGCAAGGCGTTCTGTGCAGGCATCGATATTTCCGGCCTGTCGGCGATGATCGGCAAAGACCCCCATGAGCTGCTGATGCCGCGCACCCATGGGGATGGCACCACGAACCAGTGGCAGGAGGTCGCCATGGTCTGGGCGCGGATGGACATACCGGTCATCGCGGCGGTGCACGGGGTCTGTTTTGGCGCGGGGATGCAGCTGGCGCTGGGAGCCGACTTGCGCATCGCGGCGCCCGATGCGCAATTCGCGGTGATGGAGATGAAGTGGGGCATCGTGCCGGACATGGGCGGCATGGTGCTGCTGCCGCGTCTTGTGCGGTCGGACGTGCTGCGCCGTCTGACCTACACCGCAGATCCGGTCGACGCCGCGCAGGCCGAACGCTGGGGATTGGTGACGGAAATTGCCGACGATCCGCTGGCCGCCGCGATGGCGCTGGCCGAAAAGATCACGCAGAAAAGCCCAAGTGCGATCAAGGCGGCCAAGCAATTGATTTCGGTTGCCGAAACAACGCCCGATGCGGAAGTCCTGTTGGCCGAAAGCCGCGCGCAGGCGGCATTGATGGGCAAGCCGCACCAGATGGAAGTGGTCGCGGCCACCTTTGGCAAACGCGCCCCTGTTTTCAAATGATCACGCCCGCCGGTCGCGCGCTGCCGCGTGGTGGTATTCGAGGCTTCTGATCTCGGCCATCACGCGGGCGCGGGCCTCTTCCGACTTGAGGCTGGCGCAGATTTTCTGCGCAGCCTCAATGCGGCTGCGCAGCGTCGCCTCATCGGGTTGAAGTCCCAGACGCGCCACCATCCGCGCGCCGGGGGTGGGCGCGGGGCCGGGACGCGTCGGCGTGCCCAGCCCCTCTGCCGTGGCGATCTGGCGCTTGAAAAACCGCGCAGCACCGCGCATGTCAGCCCAGCTCCGCCAACCGGTCGAGCGCCGCTTGAAGCTGGTCCGCTTCTTCCTGCCGCGCGGAAAGGTTCGCGCGGGCCTCGGCCACAACGTCTTCGGGGGCGGAGGCGGCGAATTTGGGGTTATTCAACCGTCCGTTCAGCCCGCCGATTTCCTTGCCCAGCTTGTCGAGCGATTTTTGCAGACGCGCCTTTTCGGCGTCGATGTCGATGATCCCCTCGAGCGGCAGGCCGAACGTGGCGCCGGGCGCGGGGATGCTGACGGTGCCTTTGGGGAAGTCATCGGCGCGGTCCAGCGTTTCGATCCGGGCGAGCCGTTTGATCATCACCTCGTTGTTATCCCACGCCTTTTGCGCATCCGCGTCCATGTCGGTGACCACCATCGGCACCTTCATGCCCGCGGGCACGTGCATCTGCTGGCGCGCAGAGCGGACGTTTTCGATCACCCCGATGACCCAGTTGAGTTCGCGGTCGGCCTGCGCGTCGAGCAGATCGGCAGTGGTGTAGGTGGGCCAATCGGCGTGCACCAGAGGCTTGGCGCGGGTGGCCGTGGTGCCCCACAGCTCTTCGGTGATGAAGGGCATGATGGGGTGCAGCAGGATCAGGCACTGGTCAAGAACCCAGCCCAGCGTCTGGCGTGTTTCCTCGGCCTCCGGCGCATCGTCCTGCAACAGCGGCTTGGACAGCTCAACGTACCAGTCGCAGACCTTGCCCCAGACAAAGGCATAGAGCCCGTTGGCGGCATCGTTGAAGCGGTAGGCGGCCAGCGCGGCATCGGTTTGTTCGCGAATACGGGCCGTCTCGCCGACGATCCATTTGTTCAACGTCGCCTGAGGTTGAGGCATCGCGGCGGGGCTGCCGGTGAAGACGCCGTTCATTTCGGCGAACCGGTGGGCATTCCAGATCTTGGTACCGAAGTTGCGATAGCCCTGAATGCGCGCGGTCGACAGCTTCAGATCGCGGCCCATTGCGGCCATCGATGTCAGGGTAAACCGCACCGCATCGGCGCCGTATTCGTCGATCAGCTCGAGCGGGTCGAGCACGTTGCCGAGGGATTTCGACATCTTCTTGCCCCGCTCGTCGCGCACCAGCGCGTGCACATAGACGGTGCTGAACGGCTTTTGCCCGGTGATCGCGTATTGCATCATCATCATGCGCGCGACCCAGAAGAAGATGATGTCAAACCCGGTGATGAGCACGGAGGTGGGGAAATATTTCTCGAGCGCCTCGGTCTGGTCGGGCCAGCCCAGCGTGCCGATGGGCCAGAGGCCGGAGGAAAACCACGTGTCGAGGACGTCGGGATCGCGGTGTAGAAAGACAGATGCGAGCTGATCGTCTTCGCCAGCCATCGAAAATTCCGAGCCCAGCTCAAGCATTCCCTCTGGATCGTCAAGCCCCTCATGCAAACTGACGCGATCGCCATAGTAGTCACGCGCAATTTTCTTGGCCTCTGCAAAACTTGTTGCACAGAAAGGCTTTCGTGCTGCAGGTTGGACCTCTCCGTCAACTACTTCTGGCCCGTACCAAACCGGGATCTGGTGGCCCCACCACAGCTGGCGCGAGATGCACCATGGCTCGATGTTCTCGAGCCAGTGGAAATAGACCTTCTTGTCCTGCTCGGGCAGGATTTCGGTGTCGCCATTGCGCACCGCGTCCAGCGCGGGGCCGACGATCTGGGCGGTGTCCACGAACCACTGGTCCGTCAGCATCGGTTCGATCACCACTTTGGAGCGGTCGCCGAAGGGCTGCATGATTTTCTTGGCCTCGACCAGCGGAACGAGCGCCTCGTCGCGCGCCTCGCCGCCCTCTTCGGGGGCGAGCGGTTTTTGTGCGGCTTTGCCCAGACGCGGATCGTGGGCTTGCGTCATCACGGCCAGACCCTCGGCGGTGATGTCGGCGATCACGGCCTTGCGGGCCTCGAACCGGTCCATGCCGCGGTAGGCATCGGGCACGAGATTCATCGCGGCGATCTTGGCCATGTTGAAGTCTTCGTCGCCGTTGGCGATGGCCTGTGCGGTGGCGGCTTCTTCGGCGTAGGGGCGGCCGTCGGCACGCATCGCGCCCTTGGTGTCCATCAGGTTGTACATCGGGATGTTGGCCCGCTTGGCGACTTCGTAGTCGTTGAAGTCATGCGCACCGGTGATCTTCACCGCGCCCGAACCGAAGCTGGCATCGGGGTAGTCGTCGGTGATGATCGGGATCAGGCGGCGCTGCGCCTTTGGCCCGACGGGAATTTCGCATAGTTTTCCGACGATTGGGGCGTAACGCTCATCGTCGGGGTGAACGGCGACCGCGCCGTCGCCCAGCATGGTTTCGGGGCGCGTCGTGGCGATGGAGATATAGTCCCGCTCCTCGCTGAGGGTGACGTTCCCGTCCTCGTCGCGCTCGATATAGGTATAGGTGGCCCCGCCCGCGAGCGGGTATTTGAAGTGCCACATGTGCCCGTCGGTTTCGATATTCTCGACCTCGAGATCGGAAATCGCGGTTTCGAAATGCGGATCCCAGTTCACCAGACGCTTGCCGCGGTAGATATGGCCCTTGTTGTACATCTCCACGAAGACCTTGATGACGGCGTCGTGGAAATTGCCTTCCTCGCCCGCGGGGGCACCGGGGGCGCCGGACATGGTAAAGGCGTTGCGCGACCAGTCGCAGGAGGCGCCGAGGCGCTTGAGCTGTTCGATGATCGTGCCGCCGGACTTGGCTTTCCATTTCCAGATCTCGGCGGTGAACGCATCGCGGTCCCATTCGCGGCGGGGTGGTTTGCCTTCGGCAGCAAGCTGGCGTTCAACGACCATCTGCGTGGCGATGCCCGCGTGGTCCTGACCGGGTTGCCACAGCGTGTCGAAGCCGCGCATGCGGTGCCAGCGCGTCAGGATATCCTGCAAGGTGTTGTTGAACGCATGGCCCATGTGCAGCACGCCTGTCACGTTGGGCGGCGGGATCATGATGGAAAAGGTCTCATCGCGGCTCGCGTTTGCGCCGGCCCTGAAAGCGCCCGCGTCGTCCCAAGCCTTGTAAAGGCGTGTTTCGGCCTCTTTTGCGTCGAATGTCTTTTCCAGTGCCATGATCGTCTTCCTTCGCCTCTGCGTTGCGCTGATCTAGCGCAGCTTGGCGCAGAGGGGAAGGGCGGCAGGGCACGGCGCGTGCGGAAGGCGGGTGGGCCCTTTCGCAAAATGCCGCGCGTTAGGCCGCGATCTGTGTTTCGGCCGGCTCTTGCGGGAGGGTCACGATGAATTCCGCGCCTTCGCCCTCTTGCGAAATGACCTCGATGCCGCCGCCGTGGGTGACGGCAATGCGGCGGCACAGCGCAAGGCCCAGCCCCGTGCCTTCGTAGTCTTCGGCGCGGTGCAGACGCTGAAACAGGCTGAAGACGCGTTCGGCATAGCTGGGGTCGATGCCGATGCCGTTGTCCTTGACCCGCAGCACGAAAGCGGGTGCGGGGCGCTGGCGCATTTCACCGCGAATGGTGATGACCGGCGCGCGGTCTGGGCTGCGGAACTTGAGCGCGTTGGACAGCAGGTTGTGGATCAGGATCGACACCAGCGGCGTATAGCCGATGAACCGCGGCATCGGGCCGATGTCCATGCTGGCATGGGCGCGTTGAATTTCGGGTTTGAGATCCTCGATCGTGTCGTCGATGATGTCGCGCAGATTGATGCAGTCCCGCTCGGCCGGTTCGCCGTTGACCACGCGGGCGTATTTCAGCACGTCGTCGACCAGCGCGCGCATGCGCCCGATGATCCGGCCCGCTTCGCCCAGCGATGCGCGGCCTTCGTCGTCGAGACTGTCTGCATATTCTTCCTCGAAATATTGCAGCCAGAGGCTGAGCGTGTTGGCGGGGGATTTCAGGTCAGGCGACGCGGCATAGGAAAATTCGCGCAATTCGCGGTTGGCGGCGACGGCCTCTTCGATCTTCTGGTCAAGCTGGCGGTTGCGTTGGGTAAGCTTTGACTGCGCGGTGGCCCGTTCGCCGATTTCACGGTCGCGGTCACGGATCGCCTTGAGCAGGGTCGCAGGTGCGGGAATGCGCAACGCTTCGGGCAGCATTTTCCACAGGGCGATGGCGGTGATGGCCGAAATCACGCCCGTCAACAGCTTGAGCACGCCCTGAAGCCCGTAGAAGGGATAATACATGGTCACAATGCTCATCAGATGGCTGATGCCGCAGGCGGTGATGAACGCCACGAACAGAACCGCAGGCGCGCGCAGGGCGGGATCGCGCC from Sulfitobacter sp. S190 includes the following:
- a CDS encoding pyridoxal phosphate-dependent aminotransferase; the protein is MTHARLTPLAQSLPATVPFVGPETQERARGAVFDARLGANENVFGPAPGAVRAMAQTPQWMYGDPESFDLRTALAAHHGTSRDHIMVGEGIDGLLGYLVRLMVGPGDAVVTSAGAYPTFNYHVAGFGGVLHTVPYVDDAEDPHSLFAKAAQVDAKLVYLANPDNPMGSHHSGAALARALDALPAGTLLVLDEAYVECAPEGTALPLEFDDPRVIRMRTFSKAYGMAGARVGYALGAPDLIAAFHKVRNHFGMNRAAQAGALAALADQSYLAQVTDKIAVSRDRIAEIARANGLAPLPSATNFVTIDCGRDGAFARAVLDGLVTRGIFARMPFVAPQDRCVRISCGTPDMLDAFAAALPDAMRDAEKS
- a CDS encoding crotonase/enoyl-CoA hydratase family protein, encoding MSRVTVTFDNHIAHVRLTRAEKMNAVDQEMIDAIIAAGQDVAASDARVCVLSGEGKAFCAGIDISGLSAMIGKDPHELLMPRTHGDGTTNQWQEVAMVWARMDIPVIAAVHGVCFGAGMQLALGADLRIAAPDAQFAVMEMKWGIVPDMGGMVLLPRLVRSDVLRRLTYTADPVDAAQAERWGLVTEIADDPLAAAMALAEKITQKSPSAIKAAKQLISVAETTPDAEVLLAESRAQAALMGKPHQMEVVAATFGKRAPVFK
- a CDS encoding Tat pathway signal protein, translating into MAKLTRRGFIAASVAAGGLRSAGIIVAKPATRRILTLVYDKSLGMMRAVERVVPR
- a CDS encoding ATP-binding protein, with the translated sequence MQQLVDFLFSDGGYSPHGFCIAWNVPVLYTHIAADLLIAVSYFAIPAIMLIFLRQRRDPALRAPAVLFVAFITACGISHLMSIVTMYYPFYGLQGVLKLLTGVISAITAIALWKMLPEALRIPAPATLLKAIRDRDREIGERATAQSKLTQRNRQLDQKIEEAVAANRELREFSYAASPDLKSPANTLSLWLQYFEEEYADSLDDEGRASLGEAGRIIGRMRALVDDVLKYARVVNGEPAERDCINLRDIIDDTIEDLKPEIQRAHASMDIGPMPRFIGYTPLVSILIHNLLSNALKFRSPDRAPVITIRGEMRQRPAPAFVLRVKDNGIGIDPSYAERVFSLFQRLHRAEDYEGTGLGLALCRRIAVTHGGGIEVISQEGEGAEFIVTLPQEPAETQIAA
- a CDS encoding valine--tRNA ligase, encoding MALEKTFDAKEAETRLYKAWDDAGAFRAGANASRDETFSIMIPPPNVTGVLHMGHAFNNTLQDILTRWHRMRGFDTLWQPGQDHAGIATQMVVERQLAAEGKPPRREWDRDAFTAEIWKWKAKSGGTIIEQLKRLGASCDWSRNAFTMSGAPGAPAGEEGNFHDAVIKVFVEMYNKGHIYRGKRLVNWDPHFETAISDLEVENIETDGHMWHFKYPLAGGATYTYIERDEDGNVTLSEERDYISIATTRPETMLGDGAVAVHPDDERYAPIVGKLCEIPVGPKAQRRLIPIITDDYPDASFGSGAVKITGAHDFNDYEVAKRANIPMYNLMDTKGAMRADGRPYAEEAATAQAIANGDEDFNMAKIAAMNLVPDAYRGMDRFEARKAVIADITAEGLAVMTQAHDPRLGKAAQKPLAPEEGGEARDEALVPLVEAKKIMQPFGDRSKVVIEPMLTDQWFVDTAQIVGPALDAVRNGDTEILPEQDKKVYFHWLENIEPWCISRQLWWGHQIPVWYGPEVVDGEVQPAARKPFCATSFAEAKKIARDYYGDRVSLHEGLDDPEGMLELGSEFSMAGEDDQLASVFLHRDPDVLDTWFSSGLWPIGTLGWPDQTEALEKYFPTSVLITGFDIIFFWVARMMMMQYAITGQKPFSTVYVHALVRDERGKKMSKSLGNVLDPLELIDEYGADAVRFTLTSMAAMGRDLKLSTARIQGYRNFGTKIWNAHRFAEMNGVFTGSPAAMPQPQATLNKWIVGETARIREQTDAALAAYRFNDAANGLYAFVWGKVCDWYVELSKPLLQDDAPEAEETRQTLGWVLDQCLILLHPIMPFITEELWGTTATRAKPLVHADWPTYTTADLLDAQADRELNWVIGVIENVRSARQQMHVPAGMKVPMVVTDMDADAQKAWDNNEVMIKRLARIETLDRADDFPKGTVSIPAPGATFGLPLEGIIDIDAEKARLQKSLDKLGKEIGGLNGRLNNPKFAASAPEDVVAEARANLSARQEEADQLQAALDRLAELG